A genomic stretch from Croceibacterium aestuarii includes:
- a CDS encoding restriction endonuclease gives MRLSIEICTEPDQSTTDKGGLLEALAKEFLKSQGLSSIVNVRLTGMEVDLLATDNSSGEKILVECKAYRSNIAADVITKLLGNVDIRDAQAGWLITTYDFGKDAKGLVEEWGNRTVEKRRRLKFFPPESFIGRLVSAGLISEPSSLVASAGESAANAQLYLMVTPKGRYWAYPLHDPHSGLSSAINAYDAKSLNRVTDEKELAYLKTLDSSLAEYDWPSPSSNVDVDQQLPLKDELEHIVTIPVAEHWTDYRPSRPIDFVGRETIQREVFAFLERVRDGQTAIRTIALKAPSGWGKSSAVVKIADKARDRRHRAKFFVHPIDSRSARTSRFPELGVVSAMKAAISAGFVRSDKAPQFGTGANLLETADAAGIIEQLRSENKVIVIFFDQFEEILYREALSPAFDQFGVLISAIESSLPNIVVGFSWKTDGSIVTDHPAYYLWHQLADRRFETDIPPFTESEVNSAIRRFSEELGEPVSNQLARLLRDHCQGYPWLLKKLCVHIYEQVRAGVDQSDLLNRGLSIEDLFKRDLETLNGQENACIVYIAQNSPAEFYKVSEKFPETIITSLLNRRLIVRSGTRLSLYWDIFRDYVLTQKIPFIPLTYIPQANLSAYRAALDLILDAEEVSYARIGNALSLSPGATDNLVRDLVNVGHVEADRKQGTVRRLYADRKEAVKIAHDFWSTHEAFRLISIDFAGQAFSFEVFYSRFKTAVRRTDFSDKTLSIYANRILQWLQSVGLVERFQNNAFRIAESRVPNADFMTVDPRRRHAGSFLAPSSPEVTLFAFRAFPKQAVALEAANEQFGRNAVQSLIALGLLERAQGGFRRADLEINEEEALKAAARRQATIQLAKHFLDGNEDLSGSDLGDLIARFLDADWKDASKSRYGNAIARWARWAFGMQQKRRPRN, from the coding sequence GTGCGGCTGTCGATTGAAATTTGCACCGAGCCGGATCAGTCGACAACTGACAAAGGGGGCCTTCTCGAGGCTCTGGCTAAGGAATTTCTAAAATCGCAAGGCCTCAGCTCGATTGTCAATGTCCGATTGACAGGCATGGAGGTCGATCTCCTTGCGACAGATAATAGTTCGGGTGAGAAGATTCTCGTCGAGTGCAAGGCTTATCGCAGTAATATAGCTGCAGATGTAATTACAAAGCTCCTGGGAAATGTTGATATTCGCGATGCACAAGCTGGCTGGTTGATAACTACTTATGACTTCGGCAAGGACGCGAAAGGACTCGTCGAGGAGTGGGGCAACAGGACGGTCGAAAAACGAAGGCGGCTAAAATTCTTTCCGCCTGAGAGCTTTATCGGAAGGCTCGTTTCCGCGGGCCTGATATCTGAGCCTTCATCCCTGGTCGCTTCAGCAGGTGAGTCGGCTGCCAATGCTCAGCTCTACCTCATGGTAACCCCAAAGGGACGCTATTGGGCGTATCCTCTCCACGATCCTCACTCCGGCCTATCATCGGCCATTAACGCTTACGATGCAAAATCACTTAATCGGGTGACCGACGAAAAGGAGCTGGCGTACTTAAAAACCTTGGACAGCAGTCTCGCTGAATACGATTGGCCGAGCCCGAGTTCAAATGTGGATGTCGATCAGCAGCTTCCTTTAAAAGATGAACTTGAGCACATTGTTACGATTCCCGTCGCCGAGCACTGGACAGATTATCGGCCATCCCGTCCCATAGATTTCGTTGGCCGTGAGACAATTCAAAGGGAGGTCTTCGCGTTTCTAGAGCGAGTGAGGGATGGCCAGACGGCCATTCGAACCATTGCACTTAAGGCCCCGTCCGGATGGGGCAAAAGTTCGGCAGTGGTCAAGATTGCTGATAAGGCACGCGACAGGCGTCATCGCGCCAAATTCTTTGTGCACCCAATAGACTCTCGCTCTGCGCGGACTTCACGCTTTCCAGAGCTTGGTGTCGTCTCGGCGATGAAGGCAGCCATTTCTGCTGGCTTCGTTCGCTCTGACAAAGCGCCACAGTTCGGAACAGGGGCCAACCTTCTCGAAACAGCGGATGCCGCAGGCATTATCGAGCAGCTTCGATCAGAGAATAAGGTGATAGTTATCTTCTTCGATCAGTTCGAAGAAATTCTATATAGAGAGGCCCTTAGTCCAGCATTCGACCAGTTCGGAGTTTTGATATCCGCCATCGAATCCTCCTTACCTAATATTGTTGTCGGATTTTCCTGGAAAACGGACGGGTCGATCGTAACTGACCACCCTGCCTACTATTTGTGGCACCAGTTGGCGGATCGCCGCTTCGAGACGGATATTCCACCTTTTACAGAATCCGAGGTCAACTCAGCGATCCGGCGCTTCAGTGAAGAGCTTGGCGAGCCGGTTTCAAACCAGCTTGCGCGCCTACTACGCGACCATTGCCAAGGCTACCCGTGGTTGCTGAAGAAGCTATGTGTCCATATCTATGAACAGGTGCGCGCCGGGGTTGATCAAAGCGACCTCTTGAATCGCGGGTTGAGCATTGAGGATTTATTCAAGCGCGATCTCGAAACACTAAACGGTCAGGAAAACGCATGTATTGTTTACATCGCGCAGAATTCACCTGCAGAATTTTATAAGGTATCTGAGAAATTTCCGGAGACTATCATTACGTCATTGTTGAACAGGCGTTTGATTGTGCGGAGTGGCACCCGGTTATCACTATATTGGGATATCTTCAGGGATTATGTTCTCACGCAGAAAATACCCTTCATTCCGCTAACCTATATCCCGCAGGCAAATTTGAGTGCTTATCGTGCTGCTCTTGATCTCATTCTAGACGCCGAGGAGGTGAGTTACGCTCGTATTGGAAATGCGCTCTCGCTAAGTCCCGGTGCAACAGATAACCTCGTACGTGACTTGGTCAATGTTGGCCACGTCGAAGCGGATCGAAAGCAAGGGACGGTCCGTCGATTGTACGCGGATCGTAAGGAAGCCGTGAAAATTGCGCACGACTTTTGGTCCACACATGAGGCGTTCCGCTTAATAAGTATCGATTTTGCAGGTCAGGCATTCTCATTTGAGGTGTTTTACTCTCGTTTCAAAACCGCCGTTAGACGAACAGATTTTTCGGACAAGACTCTCAGCATCTACGCGAATCGCATCTTGCAATGGTTGCAGAGCGTCGGATTGGTGGAACGTTTTCAGAATAACGCGTTTCGCATCGCAGAGAGCCGGGTGCCGAACGCTGATTTTATGACGGTCGATCCCCGCCGGCGGCACGCAGGTTCGTTTCTCGCGCCGAGCTCGCCAGAGGTCACTCTTTTCGCGTTCCGCGCATTTCCGAAGCAAGCAGTGGCGCTTGAAGCGGCGAACGAACAGTTTGGACGAAATGCGGTCCAGTCCCTTATCGCTCTTGGATTGCTAGAGCGGGCGCAGGGTGGATTTCGGCGGGCTGATTTAGAAATCAACGAGGAAGAGGCCTTAAAGGCGGCGGCGCGAAGGCAAGCAACCATACAGTTAGCGAAGCACTTCCTGGACGGAAATGAAGACCTGAGCGGTTCTGATCTGGGTGATCTCATAGCGCGATTCTTGGATGCAGATTGGAAGGATGCTTCTAAGTCTAGGTACGGGAACGCGATCGCGCGTTGGGCTAGATGGGCATTTGGCATGCAGCAAAAGAGGCGCCCTCGGAATTGA
- a CDS encoding EAL domain-containing protein, translating into MAVRGFLRGIGGKNAMPQGASADGSERPLKPIAMGDGATRLQLLDEFEAGGIGWFWATDDQNRLIYLSPAAAANFQVSHEELIGRPLTSLFTLENGEDEEAAERPLPFLISARTKFANMTVKVDAGGDPRWWTISGKPYQDANGVFLGYRGGAKDITADFERQRDNTRAAHFDSLTGLANRNRMTRRLTAILTAYKAAKRSCALLMLDLDRFKAVNDTLGHPAGDELLKQVAQRLERIVGPKGEIGRLGGDEFQVILPDIDDRGDLGELAHRIIQMISQPYSLDGSRAIIGTSVGIAVAPYDGIEPSDLVKSADLALYAAKGGGRGQYRFYSNDLKDSAQQRREIEEDLRDALSRGELRMYYQPVVCSQTHKVKGFEALMRWEHPERGPISPAVFIPIAEDSNLIIALGEWAMRQACEDAAKWPADMTVSVNVSAQQFSTDSLPALVTNALASSGLKPRRLELEITESVFMGDAATTDAMFAKLKKIGVRLALDDFGTGYSSLGYLRKAPFDKIKIDQSFVRGSTEDDNSNSAIIAAIVSLADALDMETTAEGVEAMDELALVKKRGATLIQGFIFSRAVPQEEVLEKLADGNFVYEPNGPEKQRSQRRTLFRRIGVIHEDHRYEAVLRNLSRTGAMIEGLLEVPVGTDLVLDLGEGQLAICRVRRSQDATQGVEFETPLISDGADGLCTRHRISPYALAAAGMPLAALPPGHYAMPDRRGARPTDNRRFMQVDVGMGASRAA; encoded by the coding sequence ATGGCAGTGCGCGGATTCCTCAGAGGCATCGGCGGCAAGAACGCTATGCCGCAGGGCGCGTCTGCCGACGGTTCCGAACGCCCATTGAAGCCGATTGCAATGGGCGACGGGGCAACGCGCCTGCAGCTTCTCGACGAGTTCGAGGCCGGCGGAATCGGCTGGTTCTGGGCGACCGACGACCAGAATCGCCTGATCTATCTCTCTCCGGCCGCGGCCGCGAACTTTCAGGTCAGTCACGAAGAACTGATCGGGCGGCCGCTGACGTCCTTGTTCACGCTCGAGAACGGCGAAGACGAAGAGGCCGCGGAGCGGCCGCTACCTTTCCTCATCAGCGCCCGCACCAAGTTTGCCAACATGACGGTTAAGGTCGATGCCGGCGGCGATCCTCGCTGGTGGACGATCAGCGGCAAGCCTTATCAGGATGCAAACGGCGTCTTCCTCGGCTATCGCGGCGGCGCCAAGGACATTACCGCGGATTTCGAACGCCAGCGCGACAACACCCGTGCCGCGCACTTCGACTCGCTCACCGGGCTGGCCAACCGCAATCGCATGACACGCAGGCTGACCGCCATTCTGACCGCGTACAAGGCGGCCAAGCGTTCGTGTGCGCTGCTGATGCTCGACCTCGACCGATTCAAGGCCGTAAACGACACGCTTGGCCATCCTGCCGGAGACGAACTGCTCAAGCAGGTTGCCCAGCGGCTCGAACGGATCGTCGGGCCCAAGGGGGAGATCGGCCGCCTCGGCGGTGACGAGTTTCAGGTCATCCTCCCCGATATCGACGATCGCGGCGACCTCGGCGAGCTTGCCCACCGCATCATTCAGATGATCTCGCAACCCTACTCGCTCGACGGGAGCAGGGCGATCATCGGCACTTCGGTCGGCATCGCTGTCGCCCCCTACGACGGGATCGAACCGTCGGATCTGGTGAAGAGCGCCGACCTGGCGCTCTATGCCGCGAAGGGTGGTGGGCGCGGCCAATATCGCTTCTATTCGAACGACCTCAAGGACAGCGCCCAGCAGCGCCGCGAGATCGAAGAAGACCTGCGCGACGCGCTGTCGCGCGGCGAACTGCGGATGTATTATCAGCCGGTCGTCTGCTCGCAGACTCACAAGGTGAAAGGCTTCGAGGCGCTGATGCGCTGGGAGCACCCCGAACGCGGGCCGATCAGCCCGGCAGTCTTCATCCCGATCGCCGAAGACTCCAACCTGATCATCGCACTGGGTGAATGGGCGATGCGTCAGGCGTGCGAGGACGCTGCGAAGTGGCCGGCCGACATGACAGTCTCGGTCAATGTCTCTGCGCAGCAGTTCTCGACGGACAGCCTGCCCGCGCTGGTCACGAATGCCTTGGCCTCGTCGGGTTTGAAGCCGCGCCGCCTCGAGCTTGAAATCACCGAAAGCGTGTTCATGGGCGATGCCGCGACGACCGACGCGATGTTCGCCAAGCTGAAGAAGATCGGCGTACGCCTTGCGCTCGACGACTTCGGCACCGGTTACTCGTCGCTCGGCTACCTGCGCAAGGCGCCCTTCGACAAGATCAAGATCGACCAGAGTTTCGTGCGTGGCTCGACCGAGGACGACAATTCGAACTCGGCGATTATCGCCGCGATCGTCAGCCTGGCCGACGCGCTCGATATGGAAACGACCGCCGAGGGCGTTGAGGCGATGGACGAACTGGCGCTGGTCAAGAAGCGCGGGGCGACGCTCATCCAAGGCTTCATTTTCTCGCGCGCCGTGCCGCAGGAGGAAGTGCTTGAGAAGCTCGCCGACGGCAATTTCGTCTATGAGCCCAACGGACCCGAGAAGCAGCGCTCGCAGCGCCGCACCTTGTTCCGCCGTATCGGTGTGATCCATGAGGACCACCGCTACGAAGCCGTCCTGCGCAATCTCTCGCGCACCGGAGCGATGATCGAGGGCCTGCTCGAAGTGCCGGTCGGGACCGATCTCGTCCTCGATCTCGGCGAGGGCCAGCTCGCGATCTGCCGGGTGCGCCGCTCGCAAGATGCCACGCAGGGTGTCGAGTTCGAAACCCCGCTGATCAGCGACGGGGCAGACGGCTTGTGCACGCGCCACCGCATCTCGCCCTATGCACTCGCCGCGGCCGGCATGCCGCTCGCGGCGCTGCCACCGGGCCATTACGCGATGCCCGACCGGCGCGGGGCGAGGCCGACGGACAACCGCCGCTTCATGCAGGTCGACGTCGGCATGGGCGCATCGCGCGCTGCATAA
- the lepA gene encoding translation elongation factor 4, which produces MTELSLIRNFSIIAHIDHGKSTLADRLIQATGGLTLREMSEQVLDNMDIERERGITIKAQTVRLSYTAGDGKTYELNLMDTPGHVDFAYEVSRSLAACEGALLVVDAAQGVEAQTLANVYQSIEHDHEIVPVINKIDLPAADPEKVRAEIEDIIGIDASEAVLTSAKSGIGIEDVLEAVVKKIPPPTGDRDAPLRALLVDSWYDPYLGVVILVRVLDGAIKKGLQVKFMQGGTEHLIDRVGCFTPKRVELPELGPGEIGFITAQIKEVEQARVGDTITTVKGGATQALPGYKEVQPVVFCGLFPVDAADFEKLRDSIGKLRLNDASFSYEMETSAALGFGFRCGFLGLLHLEIIQERLSREYDLDLITTAPSVVYRIQLNKSRTDDAREIMLHNPADYPDPSRIESIEEPWIKATIYTPDEYLGAILKLCQDRRGIQRDLTYVGGRAQVTYELPLNEVVFDFYDRLKSISRGYASFDYEQIGLREGDLVKMNILVNNEPVDALSLIVHRAVAEERGRGMCERLKDLIPRHLFKIPIQAAIGGKVIARETIAALRKDVTAKCYGGDISRKKKLLEKQKKGKARMREYGNVSIPQEAFIAALRMGEE; this is translated from the coding sequence ATGACCGAGCTTTCGCTGATCCGCAATTTCTCCATCATCGCCCACATCGACCATGGCAAGTCGACGCTGGCCGATCGGCTGATCCAGGCGACGGGGGGGCTGACTTTGCGCGAGATGAGCGAGCAAGTGCTTGATAACATGGACATCGAGCGCGAGCGCGGCATCACCATCAAGGCCCAGACCGTGCGCCTCAGCTACACCGCCGGCGACGGGAAGACGTACGAGCTCAACCTGATGGACACCCCCGGCCACGTCGACTTCGCCTACGAGGTCTCCCGGAGCCTCGCCGCGTGCGAGGGGGCGCTGCTGGTGGTCGACGCGGCGCAGGGGGTCGAGGCGCAGACGCTCGCCAACGTCTACCAGTCGATCGAGCACGACCACGAGATCGTGCCCGTCATCAACAAGATCGACCTCCCCGCCGCCGACCCGGAAAAGGTCCGCGCCGAGATCGAGGACATCATCGGCATCGACGCGAGCGAGGCCGTGCTCACCTCCGCCAAGTCGGGCATCGGCATCGAGGACGTGCTCGAAGCGGTGGTCAAGAAGATCCCGCCCCCCACGGGCGACCGCGACGCGCCCCTGCGCGCGCTGCTGGTCGACTCCTGGTACGACCCCTACCTCGGCGTGGTCATTCTCGTCCGGGTCCTCGACGGGGCGATCAAGAAGGGCCTGCAGGTCAAGTTCATGCAAGGCGGCACCGAGCACCTGATCGACCGCGTCGGCTGCTTCACCCCCAAGCGCGTCGAGCTACCCGAGCTCGGCCCGGGCGAGATCGGCTTCATCACCGCGCAGATCAAGGAAGTCGAACAGGCCCGCGTCGGCGACACCATCACCACGGTCAAGGGCGGCGCCACCCAGGCGCTGCCGGGCTACAAGGAAGTCCAGCCGGTGGTGTTCTGCGGCCTGTTCCCGGTCGACGCCGCCGACTTCGAGAAGCTGCGCGATTCGATCGGCAAGCTGCGGCTCAACGACGCCAGCTTCTCCTACGAGATGGAGACCAGCGCCGCGCTCGGCTTCGGCTTCCGCTGCGGCTTCCTCGGCCTGCTCCACCTCGAGATCATCCAGGAACGCCTGAGCCGCGAATACGACCTCGACCTCATCACCACCGCGCCGAGCGTCGTCTACCGCATCCAGCTGAACAAGAGCCGGACCGACGATGCGCGCGAGATCATGCTCCACAACCCGGCCGACTATCCCGACCCGAGCCGCATCGAGAGCATCGAGGAGCCGTGGATCAAGGCGACGATCTACACCCCCGACGAATACCTCGGCGCGATCCTCAAGCTGTGCCAGGACCGGCGCGGCATCCAGCGCGACCTGACCTACGTCGGCGGCCGCGCGCAGGTGACCTACGAGCTACCGCTCAACGAGGTGGTGTTCGACTTCTACGACCGCCTGAAATCGATCAGCCGCGGCTACGCCAGCTTCGACTACGAACAGATCGGCCTGCGCGAGGGCGACCTGGTCAAGATGAACATCCTGGTCAACAACGAGCCGGTCGACGCGCTCAGCCTGATCGTCCACCGCGCGGTGGCGGAAGAGCGCGGCCGCGGCATGTGCGAGCGCCTCAAGGACCTCATCCCGCGCCACCTGTTCAAGATCCCGATCCAGGCCGCGATCGGCGGCAAGGTCATCGCCCGCGAAACCATCGCCGCACTGCGCAAGGACGTCACCGCCAAGTGCTACGGCGGCGACATCAGCCGCAAGAAGAAGCTGCTGGAGAAGCAGAAGAAGGGCAAGGCGCGGATGCGGGAATACGGGAATGTCTCGATCCCTCAGGAAGCCTTCATCGCAGCGCTTCGCATGGGAGAGGAGTAG
- a CDS encoding HNH endonuclease, giving the protein MPHCLFMHKADSIYDDIPAERYQFPAQYFTRAEPCIADWIVYLEPRKVRNSRGYFAVARVEKIIPDPTAPGMFLALIEPGTYLDFVDPVPFSGSEGPIERGVLNEAGAISGRAQAAVRPLSRLDFARIVNAGLPEDDTLPRVGDLAPLDRVQDPQVSFEIERPIIQSLVNRPFRDRAFRRAVLQAYDARCAVTGWKLINGGGRAEAEAAHIRPVERGGPDSVRNGLALSGTAHWMFDRGLIGLSDDLDIMISRQVNDYPSVEAIINKTGRALAPERAALRPHPAFLGWHRENCFKH; this is encoded by the coding sequence ATGCCGCACTGCCTCTTCATGCACAAAGCGGACTCGATCTACGACGACATCCCGGCTGAGCGCTATCAATTCCCCGCGCAGTACTTCACCCGCGCCGAGCCCTGCATCGCGGACTGGATCGTCTATCTCGAGCCGCGCAAGGTCAGGAATTCGCGCGGGTACTTTGCCGTCGCCCGGGTCGAAAAGATCATCCCCGATCCCACCGCGCCGGGCATGTTCCTCGCGCTGATCGAGCCGGGGACTTATCTCGACTTCGTCGATCCCGTTCCCTTCAGCGGCTCCGAGGGGCCGATCGAGCGCGGGGTGCTCAACGAGGCGGGTGCGATCTCGGGCCGGGCGCAGGCGGCGGTTCGGCCGCTGTCGCGGCTGGACTTCGCGCGGATCGTCAACGCCGGGCTGCCCGAGGATGACACGCTGCCGCGTGTGGGCGACTTGGCTCCGCTGGACCGCGTGCAGGACCCGCAGGTGTCGTTCGAGATTGAGCGGCCCATCATTCAATCGCTGGTCAATCGCCCGTTCCGCGACCGGGCGTTCCGCCGCGCGGTGCTGCAGGCCTACGACGCGCGCTGCGCGGTCACCGGGTGGAAGCTCATCAACGGCGGGGGCCGGGCGGAGGCCGAGGCGGCGCATATCCGCCCGGTGGAGCGCGGCGGACCGGACTCGGTGCGCAACGGGCTGGCGCTGTCGGGCACCGCGCACTGGATGTTCGACCGGGGGCTGATCGGCCTTTCGGATGATCTCGACATCATGATCTCGCGGCAGGTGAACGACTATCCCAGCGTGGAGGCGATCATCAACAAGACGGGCAGGGCGCTCGCCCCCGAGCGGGCCGCGCTGCGGCCGCATCCGGCGTTCCTGGGGTGGCACCGGGAGAATTGCTTCAAGCATTGA
- a CDS encoding EAL domain-containing protein, with product MAFAITLGLFLGDGRLPAPSLLLGGAAIVATLLRGKARATECALEGVRGAAVAIAAVVVPLMLFALAVHGWVAAGGLSQNAATALLVLVAVVAAVYSRRHPALLVLSQAALWLPPAIIDVSRESLAGLAAGLVLSLLAGREQVAIDHEEELKRQARERAQSRARDILAEYEETGQGWFWETDRRSQLTYISEPVAAQLGCTPEQLIGRPLKALFDLKRGQEGERTLTFHLLARSAFQEIPVRAALSGEEERWWSVSGRPIYDHFDNFVGFRGSGTDLTEKRRSQEDATRLARFDSLTGLANRFQMAQSLEKILASPQEMHRCCAVFLLDLDRFKQINDTLGHPAGDALLKQVAQRLERTIGQMGKVGRLGGDEFKVIIPNRVERRRLGEVAERIIHSLSMPYALDGHTAVIGASVGIAIAPTDGTTSEELIRNADLALYAAKDGGRGRFHFYAQELHAEAESRAELEKDLRLAIVNGQLAMHYQPVVATASETIAGFEALMRWEHPEKGWISPEKFIAIAEDSGLIQQMGEWALRTACKDLSRWPEEVRCAVNVSPLQFANRNLPAIVTNAIAQAGIDPSRLELEITESVFLNDDESTEAMFAALKGIGVRLALDDFGTGYSSLGYLKKAPFDKIKIDQSFVRGATEPGSRNGAIIASISSLAQVLGMDTTAEGVETLDELDLVRMHGCSHVQGYIYERPLDGEAATRRLAVGLTAVAQGPRSARAPRQTTLRKVVLDHQGQIYNGTVRNISVGGALIEGLWNVPPGTVFQIQLSKEVSVTATTRWSVNDRMGVEFASPIAREKDGRFAGFGERRAGMQPALLRKTG from the coding sequence ATGGCCTTCGCGATAACGCTTGGCCTATTCCTCGGCGACGGTCGGCTGCCGGCGCCAAGCCTTCTGCTCGGCGGCGCGGCGATCGTCGCGACCCTGCTGCGCGGCAAGGCGCGGGCAACCGAGTGCGCGCTCGAAGGCGTTCGAGGCGCGGCGGTCGCAATTGCGGCGGTGGTCGTCCCGCTCATGCTGTTCGCCCTCGCGGTCCACGGCTGGGTTGCCGCTGGCGGCCTGTCGCAGAATGCCGCGACTGCCTTGCTCGTGCTCGTCGCGGTCGTAGCCGCAGTCTATTCCCGCCGGCATCCGGCGCTGCTGGTGCTGTCGCAAGCCGCTCTGTGGCTTCCGCCCGCGATCATAGACGTGTCCCGGGAAAGTCTTGCCGGTCTCGCGGCGGGCCTGGTGCTCTCGCTCCTCGCCGGCCGCGAACAGGTTGCGATCGATCACGAGGAAGAGCTGAAACGGCAGGCGCGCGAGCGCGCCCAGTCGCGCGCGCGGGACATTCTCGCCGAATACGAGGAAACCGGGCAGGGGTGGTTCTGGGAAACTGACCGCCGCTCGCAATTGACCTATATTTCAGAGCCGGTGGCCGCCCAGCTCGGGTGTACCCCCGAGCAGCTGATCGGACGCCCGCTCAAGGCCCTGTTCGATCTGAAGAGGGGACAGGAGGGCGAGCGAACGCTCACGTTCCACCTCCTGGCTCGCTCGGCGTTTCAGGAGATTCCCGTTCGCGCCGCACTCTCCGGTGAGGAGGAGCGGTGGTGGTCCGTCAGCGGACGGCCGATTTACGACCATTTCGACAACTTCGTCGGCTTTCGCGGCTCAGGCACCGACTTGACCGAGAAGCGGCGCAGCCAGGAGGACGCGACGCGGCTCGCCAGGTTCGATTCGCTGACCGGGCTGGCGAATCGGTTCCAGATGGCTCAGTCGCTCGAGAAGATTCTGGCTTCGCCGCAGGAGATGCATCGCTGCTGCGCGGTTTTCCTGCTCGATCTCGATCGCTTCAAGCAGATCAACGACACGCTCGGTCACCCGGCCGGCGACGCGCTGCTCAAGCAGGTTGCGCAGCGGCTCGAGCGCACCATCGGGCAGATGGGCAAGGTGGGGCGGCTCGGCGGCGACGAGTTCAAGGTGATCATTCCCAACAGGGTCGAGCGGCGCCGCCTGGGCGAGGTTGCGGAGAGGATCATTCATTCGCTGTCCATGCCCTACGCGCTCGACGGGCATACCGCGGTCATCGGCGCGTCGGTGGGAATCGCCATCGCTCCGACCGACGGCACGACCAGCGAAGAACTGATCCGCAACGCCGACCTTGCGCTCTATGCCGCCAAGGATGGCGGACGCGGGCGGTTCCACTTCTACGCGCAGGAACTTCATGCCGAGGCCGAATCCAGGGCTGAACTGGAAAAAGATCTGCGCCTTGCCATCGTCAACGGCCAGCTCGCCATGCACTATCAGCCCGTCGTCGCGACGGCGAGCGAGACGATTGCCGGATTCGAGGCCCTGATGCGCTGGGAGCATCCCGAAAAGGGCTGGATCTCGCCCGAAAAATTCATCGCCATCGCCGAGGATAGCGGATTGATCCAGCAGATGGGCGAATGGGCGCTGAGGACGGCGTGCAAGGACCTCTCGCGCTGGCCCGAAGAAGTGCGCTGCGCGGTCAACGTGTCGCCGCTCCAGTTCGCGAACCGCAACCTGCCGGCCATCGTCACCAACGCGATCGCTCAAGCAGGGATCGATCCCTCGCGCCTCGAGCTGGAGATTACAGAGAGCGTCTTCCTCAACGACGACGAGAGCACCGAGGCGATGTTCGCTGCGCTCAAGGGCATTGGCGTACGCCTGGCGCTCGACGATTTCGGCACGGGCTACTCGTCGCTCGGCTATTTGAAGAAGGCGCCGTTCGACAAGATCAAGATCGACCAGAGCTTCGTGCGCGGTGCGACCGAGCCGGGGAGCCGCAACGGAGCGATCATCGCTTCGATCTCGAGCCTCGCCCAGGTTCTTGGCATGGATACCACGGCCGAAGGCGTCGAGACGCTCGATGAGCTCGATCTGGTGCGCATGCATGGGTGCAGTCACGTTCAGGGGTACATCTACGAACGGCCGCTAGATGGCGAAGCAGCGACTCGCCGACTGGCTGTCGGTCTCACCGCGGTGGCTCAGGGGCCACGCTCGGCGCGCGCGCCGCGTCAGACGACGTTGCGCAAGGTCGTGCTCGACCATCAGGGGCAGATCTACAACGGAACCGTTCGCAACATCTCGGTCGGCGGGGCGTTGATCGAAGGACTCTGGAACGTGCCGCCCGGGACGGTCTTCCAGATCCAGCTCTCCAAGGAAGTCAGCGTGACCGCCACCACGCGCTGGTCGGTAAACGATCGCATGGGTGTGGAGTTCGCGTCCCCGATCGCGCGCGAGAAAGATGGCCGCTTCGCCGGGTTCGGCGAGCGCCGGGCCGGCATGCAGCCGGCGCTCCTGCGCAAGACCGGCTGA